Proteins from a genomic interval of Treponema brennaborense DSM 12168:
- a CDS encoding oligosaccharide flippase family protein — translation MRHEFSSIRRASSRTRSISHSRNRVKIPRQDNSMYQTPARRIAKNTLMLYFRQILIMLVSLYTVREVLNVLGAEDYGIYNVVAGVVTMFGFLSGAMATASQRYFSFEMGRGDISETEKTAALIKIFGVTLTIYALIVLIIVFLAETAGLWFVCNKLIIPAERLTAAKWIYQFAVLSFVITMMTTPYMAAIIAHENMNVYAYVSIAEAVLKLIVVFILQALPYDKLIVYGVLLFVVTFITTLLYRIYCRYHYRECGATDTCSSASCTRRTKIRNKTFHTGFMWDRQLYTEMIRFIGWNFFGSFAWIIKSQGISILLNTQFGPIVNASRGIALQVRQATQVFSQNFSTAVKPQITKLYASFDYPIFFSFLFRSCKMTFFLMLIVVIPLYMNMNQVLALWLGVVPEYVVPFSKLLLLESLAESISLPLMTANQATGRIKTYQLTLSIISFFNLPISFAALKMGFAPQSVFAIGAILEILISFARMVFLICIQKGSFTLCLKKLTLPCVAVTAICFTAGIFFPFHAEDIKSLIVFAVLEMVFVAFTVFIVGLDTYEKKLFIESIKNKCMKKH, via the coding sequence ATGCGGCACGAATTTTCATCGATACGCCGCGCATCATCCCGTACACGCTCCATCAGCCACAGCCGCAACCGTGTAAAAATTCCCCGCCAGGATAATTCAATGTATCAAACGCCGGCTAGGCGCATAGCAAAAAATACACTCATGCTCTATTTCCGCCAAATACTCATCATGTTGGTAAGCCTGTACACGGTGCGCGAGGTGCTGAACGTGCTGGGCGCGGAAGACTACGGAATCTACAACGTTGTGGCCGGAGTGGTAACCATGTTCGGCTTCTTAAGCGGCGCAATGGCGACGGCAAGCCAGCGGTATTTCAGTTTCGAGATGGGGCGTGGGGATATTTCGGAAACAGAGAAAACCGCCGCGCTTATAAAAATTTTCGGCGTTACACTTACGATCTACGCGTTGATTGTACTGATAATCGTATTCCTTGCTGAAACGGCGGGTTTGTGGTTCGTTTGCAACAAGCTTATCATTCCGGCGGAGCGGCTCACTGCAGCAAAATGGATTTATCAATTTGCCGTATTGTCGTTTGTGATTACCATGATGACGACTCCGTATATGGCCGCTATCATTGCGCATGAAAATATGAACGTGTATGCGTACGTAAGTATTGCGGAAGCCGTGTTGAAACTTATCGTCGTGTTCATTCTGCAAGCCCTGCCGTATGATAAATTGATTGTATATGGCGTGCTGCTTTTTGTCGTTACATTCATAACGACACTGCTGTACCGGATATACTGCCGTTATCACTATAGAGAATGTGGTGCAACAGATACTTGTTCTTCCGCATCTTGTACGAGAAGAACAAAAATACGAAATAAAACATTTCATACGGGATTTATGTGGGATAGGCAATTGTATACGGAAATGATCCGTTTTATCGGATGGAATTTTTTCGGCAGTTTTGCATGGATTATAAAGTCACAGGGCATTTCAATTCTTCTGAACACGCAGTTCGGCCCGATTGTGAATGCTTCACGCGGTATTGCTTTACAAGTACGACAAGCTACGCAGGTTTTTTCGCAAAATTTTTCAACGGCAGTAAAACCACAGATTACAAAATTATACGCATCTTTTGACTATCCTATTTTTTTCAGTTTTTTATTCCGAAGCTGTAAGATGACGTTTTTTTTAATGCTCATCGTCGTCATTCCGCTTTATATGAACATGAATCAAGTACTCGCCTTGTGGCTCGGCGTCGTTCCCGAATACGTTGTTCCGTTTTCAAAACTGCTCCTCTTGGAATCACTTGCAGAATCAATTTCGCTCCCGCTTATGACGGCAAATCAAGCAACAGGAAGAATAAAAACATACCAATTAACCCTGAGCATAATTAGCTTTTTTAACTTACCGATTTCATTTGCTGCACTGAAAATGGGGTTTGCCCCGCAAAGTGTTTTTGCAATCGGAGCGATACTGGAGATTCTTATTTCCTTTGCAAGAATGGTATTCCTGATATGTATACAAAAAGGTTCTTTTACGCTTTGCCTCAAAAAACTCACATTACCCTGTGTTGCGGTTACCGCAATATGTTTTACCGCAGGGATATTTTTTCCGTTTCATGCAGAAGATATTAAAAGTCTTATCGTATTTGCAGTATTAGAAATGGTATTTGTTGCATTTACGGTATTTATAGTCGGCTTGGATACATATGAAAAAAAGCTGTTTATTGAAAGTATAAAAAATAAATGTATGAAAAAGCACTAA
- a CDS encoding helix-turn-helix domain-containing protein: protein MFRDRLRDQLEYKGLLRKELSQLTGISKRTIDTYLDRQAVLPNVEIGVRLAKALDVTVEYLVTGEDSGSVRCGDVLPAKYAPYRLLFEKIIQLPESVQNEIDSFVDFKCMETKKKLNQEKKNAITAG, encoded by the coding sequence ATGTTTAGAGATCGTCTGAGAGATCAACTTGAATATAAAGGTTTATTGCGCAAAGAACTTTCGCAACTGACGGGAATCAGTAAACGGACAATAGATACCTATTTGGATAGACAGGCGGTGCTGCCGAATGTGGAAATCGGCGTCCGGCTTGCGAAAGCGCTTGACGTAACGGTTGAATATCTGGTGACCGGTGAAGATTCCGGTTCCGTTCGCTGCGGAGACGTTTTGCCCGCAAAATACGCGCCGTACCGGCTGCTGTTTGAAAAAATCATTCAGCTGCCTGAATCGGTTCAAAATGAGATAGACAGTTTTGTCGATTTTAAATGTATGGAAACCAAGAAAAAACTCAATCAAGAGAAAAAAAATGCGATTACGGCTGGTTAG
- a CDS encoding NAD-dependent epimerase/dehydratase family protein yields MKILILGGTGAMGKHLVNLLDRDGVETVVTSRKKRNSQGHIRYIQGDARDRRFLENLLQEQYDCIVDFMIYTTQEFLYRYKKLLSNTKQYVFLSSSRVYANSDSPITEDSPRLLDISTDAAFLATDEYALAKARQEDILRNSGTTNWTIIRPYITYSEIRLQLGVLEKEEWLYRALHGRTIVFSENIAKKTTTLTHGYDVARGLYTLIGNEFAYSRIFQITGNQSVSWNDVLNIYVGVLKKELGYTPKVLLCSMTDFMKCHFAEYQIKYDRMFDRVFDNSRIKQFIDVESFKNTEKGLSDCLTEFLKDTPFFYLNGRTEAYKDRLTHEYTPLKEIRSIKQKIKYILFRFLLK; encoded by the coding sequence ATGAAAATCCTTATTCTCGGCGGAACCGGCGCAATGGGAAAACATCTGGTGAATTTGCTTGATAGAGACGGGGTGGAAACAGTTGTTACTTCAAGAAAAAAACGTAACTCGCAAGGCCATATCCGTTATATACAAGGCGATGCCCGTGATAGACGTTTTTTGGAAAACTTGCTGCAAGAGCAATATGATTGCATTGTAGATTTTATGATATATACTACGCAAGAATTTTTATATCGTTATAAAAAACTGCTGAGTAATACGAAACAGTATGTATTTTTGAGTTCTTCAAGAGTTTATGCTAATTCTGATTCACCCATTACCGAAGATTCACCGCGTCTTTTGGATATTTCTACCGACGCGGCTTTTCTTGCAACGGATGAATATGCACTCGCCAAGGCCCGACAGGAAGACATACTGCGTAATTCGGGTACAACAAACTGGACCATTATTCGTCCGTATATCACCTATTCGGAGATACGGCTGCAGCTCGGTGTACTTGAAAAAGAAGAATGGTTATATAGGGCTTTACACGGCAGAACGATCGTTTTTTCTGAAAATATTGCAAAAAAAACAACCACGCTGACACACGGCTATGATGTCGCAAGAGGGCTATATACACTGATCGGTAATGAATTCGCTTATAGCCGCATATTTCAAATAACGGGAAATCAGTCAGTGTCATGGAATGACGTTCTGAATATATATGTAGGTGTATTAAAAAAAGAATTGGGATATACGCCGAAAGTACTGTTGTGCAGTATGACTGATTTTATGAAATGTCATTTTGCCGAATATCAGATAAAATACGACAGAATGTTTGACAGAGTTTTTGACAATTCCCGTATAAAGCAGTTTATTGACGTTGAATCATTCAAAAATACAGAAAAGGGCTTATCCGATTGTCTAACGGAATTTCTGAAAGATACTCCGTTTTTTTATTTGAATGGGCGAACGGAAGCGTATAAAGACAGATTAACACATGAATATACACCGTTAAAAGAAATAAGAAGTATTAAACAAAAAATCAAATATATTTTATTCAGATTTTTACTTAAATAA